Proteins from a single region of Aquamicrobium lusatiense:
- a CDS encoding DUF1684 domain-containing protein, whose product MPTTEHLEGQWREWRYAHVATMFRPYGWTSLVAQYWLEEGDRDVSFDMLPGLWSVEGGRIMFTPPTSGPTLSVNGEYPAAPVEIIPGRNQTYGHGKSLPVYFGLNEVEAILRTTQDGKPLYGVRVRDPRQAARLEDAGVSAFDYDPAWRIPGVYTPTPKTEYEAETVEAGVRESTPRIGTFTFQHNGKSYSLVLIGKDTPAGVQPVAHIRDRTSGPVTYGAGRVIELQFADEAKTRIDWIDFNYAVALPCAFTNFVTCPLAPAENQLDFEVLAGEKRPARDIVRTMTYKV is encoded by the coding sequence ATGCCCACGACAGAACATCTGGAAGGCCAGTGGCGCGAATGGCGCTATGCCCATGTCGCCACCATGTTCCGCCCCTATGGCTGGACCTCGCTGGTTGCCCAGTACTGGCTGGAAGAGGGTGACAGGGATGTCAGCTTCGACATGCTGCCCGGCCTCTGGTCGGTCGAAGGCGGGCGCATCATGTTCACCCCGCCCACCTCCGGCCCGACCCTGTCGGTGAATGGCGAATATCCCGCCGCCCCGGTCGAGATCATCCCCGGCCGCAACCAGACCTATGGCCACGGCAAGAGCCTGCCGGTCTATTTCGGCCTCAACGAGGTCGAGGCGATCCTGCGCACCACGCAGGACGGCAAGCCGCTCTATGGCGTGCGCGTGCGCGATCCGCGCCAGGCGGCACGTCTTGAGGACGCCGGCGTCTCGGCTTTCGACTACGATCCCGCATGGCGCATTCCCGGCGTCTACACGCCGACCCCGAAGACCGAATATGAAGCGGAAACCGTGGAAGCGGGGGTGCGTGAATCGACCCCGCGCATCGGCACCTTCACCTTCCAGCACAATGGCAAAAGCTACAGCCTCGTGCTGATCGGCAAGGATACGCCGGCCGGCGTGCAGCCGGTGGCGCATATACGCGACAGGACCAGCGGCCCGGTGACCTATGGTGCGGGCCGGGTGATCGAGCTGCAGTTCGCCGACGAGGCGAAGACGCGTATCGACTGGATCGACTTCAACTATGCGGTCGCCCTGCCCTGCGCCTTCACCAACTTCGTCACCTGCCCGCTGGCGCCTGCCGAGAACCAGCTCGATTTCGAGGTGCTGGCCGGCGAAAAGCGCCCCGCGCGGGATATCGT
- a CDS encoding acyl-CoA thioester hydrolase/BAAT C-terminal domain-containing protein has translation MTTKPVSVPVFSIEPVDALIDEPRRIVVSGLVPDERVAISARTLRGNGVEWMSQASFMADADGVVDLSRDAPVGGDYARVAPMGPVWSQQPVDGTSNEIFPIDVMVPLRTLLTVETVDGASADAELLQRFASVGIGRREIREDGLVGTLFTPAEPGPHPVVVVLNGSGGGINEPRAALLASRGYTAFALGYFKAPGLSPYITETPLEYLEAGLRYAHAKLAPKDGFVALSGQSRGGELALLLGATFPNLVSAVIAFVPGAMVHGAQGAGDPARGGWQGVTWTRNGEALPHLWDNNSAVHWHPWAGAVPPTRHHSVFFEGLKDTELAARARIPVEKIAGPVLLISGRDDRAWPSSLYSRMVVSTLRRHNHPHLVRHLDFDDAGHAINIPVVPSTQLTREHPVSKVPYTNGGTPAGNAAADVGSWRGVLEFLGEVTGTTGKLPNAPADT, from the coding sequence ATGACGACGAAACCTGTTTCCGTACCCGTCTTTTCGATCGAACCCGTCGATGCGCTGATCGATGAGCCGCGCCGCATCGTCGTTTCCGGTCTGGTGCCCGATGAGCGCGTCGCCATTTCCGCCCGCACCCTGCGCGGCAACGGCGTCGAATGGATGAGCCAGGCAAGCTTCATGGCCGATGCCGATGGCGTGGTCGATCTCAGCCGCGACGCCCCGGTCGGCGGCGACTATGCCCGCGTCGCGCCGATGGGGCCGGTCTGGAGCCAGCAACCCGTCGACGGCACCAGCAATGAAATCTTCCCCATCGATGTCATGGTGCCGCTGCGCACCCTGCTCACCGTCGAAACCGTCGATGGGGCCAGCGCCGATGCAGAACTTCTGCAGCGTTTCGCGTCTGTCGGCATCGGCCGCCGCGAGATTCGCGAGGACGGGCTGGTGGGAACCCTGTTCACCCCGGCCGAGCCCGGCCCGCATCCGGTCGTGGTGGTGCTGAACGGCTCGGGCGGCGGCATCAACGAACCGCGCGCGGCCCTGCTTGCCTCGCGAGGCTACACCGCCTTCGCGCTCGGCTATTTCAAGGCGCCGGGCCTGTCGCCCTACATCACCGAAACGCCGCTCGAATATCTGGAAGCCGGCCTGCGCTATGCGCATGCGAAGCTCGCGCCAAAGGACGGCTTCGTCGCTCTGAGCGGACAGTCGCGCGGCGGCGAGCTGGCGCTGCTGCTTGGCGCCACCTTCCCCAATCTTGTGTCGGCGGTCATCGCCTTCGTGCCCGGCGCCATGGTCCATGGCGCGCAGGGGGCCGGCGATCCGGCGCGCGGCGGCTGGCAGGGCGTGACATGGACCCGCAACGGCGAGGCCCTGCCGCATCTGTGGGACAACAACAGCGCCGTGCACTGGCATCCATGGGCGGGTGCGGTGCCGCCGACACGCCATCATTCGGTGTTCTTCGAGGGCCTGAAGGATACGGAGCTGGCGGCCCGCGCCCGCATTCCGGTCGAAAAGATCGCCGGCCCGGTGCTGCTGATTTCCGGCCGCGACGACCGCGCATGGCCCTCCAGCCTCTATTCGCGCATGGTGGTGTCGACGCTGCGCCGGCACAACCATCCGCATCTGGTGCGCCATCTCGATTTCGACGATGCCGGCCACGCCATCAACATTCCCGTCGTGCCGTCGACGCAGCTGACCCGCGAGCATCCGGTCTCGAAGGTGCCCTACACCAATGGCGGCACGCCGGCCGGCAATGCCGCGGCCGATGTCGGCTCATGGCGCGGCGTTCTCGAATTCCTGGGCGAAGTCACCGGCACCACCGGAAAGCTTCCCAACGCCCCGGCCGACACCTGA
- a CDS encoding Ldh family oxidoreductase: MIRVHDAVERLSAALGGSAAAKLAASALVEADALGLPRFGIAMLDEWTAQASAVPEAVAPQAVSWLDCSACFAPLAVASATLDLAEATRRLGIAAIFLRGVRGFGRLAPFVRHLADAGLVGMAGAEGPPFVAPHGGARPVIGTNPFALAMGHGDDRVIIDIASSSATMADIRNARTDGTPVREGIAVDGEGRPTTIAAEVAALLPRGGQIGSLLGLVVELMAGVAGAGRGDPKGRGVFLLAFDPGAAEERTGWQDKLAALKSDWTGGGGYWPRGGAVLPDTVLDDDFARRFDAHLARMNTR; this comes from the coding sequence ATGATCCGGGTTCACGATGCGGTGGAGCGCCTGTCGGCGGCTCTGGGCGGCAGTGCGGCCGCGAAGCTTGCAGCCTCGGCGCTGGTCGAGGCCGATGCGCTCGGCCTGCCGCGCTTCGGCATCGCCATGCTCGACGAGTGGACGGCGCAAGCCTCCGCCGTGCCGGAAGCCGTCGCGCCGCAGGCCGTAAGCTGGCTCGACTGTTCCGCTTGCTTTGCGCCGCTCGCCGTGGCCAGCGCGACGCTAGATCTGGCCGAGGCCACGCGCCGGCTGGGCATCGCTGCCATCTTCCTGCGCGGCGTGCGGGGTTTTGGCCGCCTCGCTCCGTTCGTGCGCCATCTGGCCGATGCCGGCCTTGTCGGCATGGCGGGGGCCGAGGGCCCGCCTTTCGTGGCCCCGCATGGCGGCGCGCGGCCGGTGATCGGCACCAACCCTTTCGCGCTGGCCATGGGCCACGGCGATGACCGCGTCATCATCGACATTGCCAGCAGTTCCGCCACCATGGCCGACATCCGCAACGCCCGCACCGATGGCACGCCGGTGCGCGAAGGCATCGCGGTGGACGGCGAAGGCAGGCCCACGACCATTGCCGCCGAGGTGGCCGCGCTGCTGCCGCGCGGCGGCCAGATCGGCTCGCTGCTCGGCCTCGTCGTCGAACTGATGGCCGGCGTCGCCGGTGCCGGGCGGGGCGATCCGAAGGGGCGCGGCGTCTTCCTCCTCGCCTTCGATCCGGGAGCCGCGGAAGAACGCACCGGCTGGCAGGACAAGCTCGCCGCCCTGAAAAGCGACTGGACCGGCGGCGGCGGCTACTGGCCGCGCGGCGGCGCGGTGTTGCCGGACACCGTTCTGGACGACGACTTTGCCCGGCGCTTCGACGCCCATCTCGCGCGCATGAACACACGGTGA
- a CDS encoding GntR family transcriptional regulator, producing MTIDAADPTPIANAPVSERIYAALRQEIMRCEIAPGTTLDAASIAQRYEVSKTPVRDAMQKLAADGLVAILPRSGYRVAPITFQAVHEILDLRAAIGPHAARQAARYATSADIATLRRIVSEYAAPLDIGAMQQVARRFHIAIARCSRNRRVVALSENLFDELERLLRFAIDFTVKTGEHSDEHTALVDAIEAGDGERAAAIETAHIRSSREFLIERLMTLGYLSRNEIQTGGTGRSAGE from the coding sequence ATGACCATCGACGCCGCTGACCCCACTCCCATCGCAAATGCACCTGTTTCGGAGCGCATCTATGCTGCGCTGCGGCAGGAGATCATGCGCTGTGAGATCGCGCCGGGGACGACGCTCGATGCGGCTTCGATCGCCCAGCGCTACGAGGTCTCGAAGACGCCGGTGCGCGATGCCATGCAGAAGCTTGCCGCCGACGGGCTGGTCGCGATCCTGCCGCGCAGCGGCTATCGCGTCGCCCCGATCACCTTTCAGGCCGTGCATGAAATCCTCGACCTGCGCGCTGCGATCGGACCGCACGCGGCAAGGCAGGCGGCCCGCTACGCCACCAGCGCCGACATCGCGACGCTGCGCCGGATCGTTTCGGAATATGCCGCCCCGCTCGACATCGGTGCCATGCAGCAGGTCGCGCGCCGCTTCCACATCGCCATCGCCCGTTGCAGCCGCAACCGGCGCGTGGTCGCGCTTTCGGAAAACCTGTTCGACGAACTGGAGCGGCTTTTGCGCTTCGCCATCGATTTCACCGTCAAGACCGGCGAGCATTCCGACGAGCATACGGCGCTGGTCGATGCCATCGAGGCCGGTGACGGCGAGCGCGCGGCCGCGATCGAGACCGCCCATATCAGGAGCAGCCGGGAATTCCTGATCGAGCGCCTGATGACGCTGGGCTATCTCTCCCGGAACGAAATCCAGACCGGCGGAACCGGGCGGAGCGCAGGCGAATGA
- a CDS encoding ABC transporter permease: MSAVSTKTSVHLTEDEWRRLKAPARRERIFRIASYFSPLLLLLLWELSSQFNLIDRRFFPAPSAIADTAWRMIVSLELFQHIGATLRRVGIGYLMGAVPGIVIGLILGLSQPVRRVLGPIFAALYPVPKIAILPLILLIFGVGDASKFVVIAIGVFFLMFYNTMGGVMQTPQIYMDVARNAGATRFQTFWRVAFPAALPSIFTGLKLAAGSSYIIIAAAEFLGARSGVGFFIWASWQTFAVSRMFVGIVVISVMGYLTILALEALERRFVPWARH, encoded by the coding sequence ATGAGCGCTGTTTCCACCAAAACCTCCGTCCATCTGACCGAAGATGAATGGCGCAGGCTCAAGGCGCCCGCCCGCCGCGAGCGGATCTTCCGCATCGCCTCCTATTTCAGCCCGCTGCTGCTCCTGCTGCTGTGGGAGCTGTCCAGCCAGTTCAACCTCATCGACCGGCGCTTCTTTCCCGCACCCAGCGCCATTGCCGATACGGCATGGCGCATGATCGTGAGCCTCGAGCTGTTCCAGCACATCGGCGCGACGCTGCGCCGGGTGGGCATCGGCTACCTCATGGGCGCGGTTCCCGGCATCGTCATCGGGCTCATTCTGGGACTGTCGCAGCCGGTGCGCCGCGTGCTCGGCCCCATCTTCGCGGCGCTCTATCCCGTGCCGAAAATCGCCATCCTGCCGCTGATCCTGCTGATCTTCGGTGTCGGCGACGCCTCGAAGTTCGTGGTCATCGCCATCGGCGTGTTCTTCCTGATGTTCTACAACACCATGGGCGGGGTGATGCAGACGCCGCAGATCTACATGGATGTGGCAAGGAACGCCGGCGCAACCCGCTTCCAGACCTTCTGGCGCGTCGCCTTTCCCGCCGCGCTGCCCAGCATCTTCACCGGGCTGAAGCTCGCGGCCGGCTCCTCCTACATCATCATCGCGGCCGCCGAGTTCCTCGGCGCGCGCAGCGGCGTCGGCTTCTTCATCTGGGCATCGTGGCAGACCTTCGCCGTGTCGCGCATGTTCGTTGGCATCGTGGTGATCTCGGTCATGGGCTACCTCACCATTCTGGCGCTTGAGGCGCTGGAGCGGCGGTTCGTGCCCTGGGCCAGGCATTGA
- a CDS encoding ABC transporter ATP-binding protein encodes MDEAARPAAAQETKPAVEVSHLTKAFYDSEGDRVTVAVSDVSFSVKRGEFVCIVGPSGCGKTTVLRILAGLEEQLSGTVKLHSATPPAMVFQEASVLPWLTVSENIAFPLSLKGVARAEKEARVRDMLALTGLTEFATARPHQLSGGMKQRVSVARALVDDREILLMDEPFGALDEQTRLVLQQELLRIWETTGKTVVFITHSVDEALTLADRVLVMSPRPGRLVADLAVPFERPRDVVEMRRDKRFWDLTYEVWRLLASPVEA; translated from the coding sequence ATGGATGAGGCAGCACGCCCGGCGGCGGCGCAGGAAACGAAACCGGCCGTCGAGGTCAGCCACCTGACAAAGGCCTTCTACGACAGCGAAGGCGACCGCGTCACCGTGGCCGTCTCCGACGTCAGCTTTTCCGTCAAGCGCGGCGAGTTCGTCTGCATCGTGGGCCCCAGCGGCTGCGGCAAGACCACGGTGCTGCGCATTCTTGCCGGCCTTGAAGAGCAGCTCAGCGGAACGGTGAAGCTGCACAGCGCCACGCCGCCGGCCATGGTGTTTCAGGAAGCTTCGGTTTTGCCGTGGCTGACGGTGTCGGAAAACATCGCCTTTCCTTTGAGCCTCAAGGGCGTTGCCCGCGCGGAAAAGGAAGCTCGCGTGCGCGACATGCTGGCGCTCACCGGCCTCACGGAATTCGCCACGGCCCGCCCGCACCAGCTTTCCGGCGGCATGAAGCAGCGCGTCTCGGTTGCGCGCGCGCTGGTCGACGACCGCGAGATCCTTTTGATGGACGAGCCCTTCGGCGCGCTCGACGAGCAGACCCGTCTCGTGCTCCAGCAGGAACTGCTGCGCATCTGGGAAACCACCGGCAAGACTGTCGTCTTCATTACCCACAGCGTCGATGAGGCGCTGACGCTGGCCGACCGCGTTCTGGTCATGTCGCCGCGTCCCGGCCGGCTGGTGGCCGACCTTGCGGTGCCGTTCGAGCGCCCGCGCGATGTCGTCGAGATGCGCCGCGACAAGCGCTTCTGGGATCTGACCTATGAGGTCTGGCGCCTGCTGGCCTCGCCCGTGGAGGCATGA
- a CDS encoding ABC transporter substrate-binding protein, translating to MSSISRRDLIAAAAAAALAGSFAVPAFAQDLPKIEFLYSPYADYAPFFVAEELGYFDDFGVDVTLSPKGDTAETIQMLASGNIEAGAATWASSLFNALDRGATVAIIATSARMPWTVPSPSPFMVSQTAWDAGVRSVADLKGKRIGIPGPGGFGMFSVGKALEKGGLTFDDVEPVFLPPPATAAAFANGALDAGWSIEPFAGQLEKQGLGRRLVEDHTFGTELGLIAFNQDFVAANEDAVVKFMAAYLKAARLLDNGGWEDAKILDVVAKYTGTEPDALRGIPYTVRSEDGAIDMASVREQEEFFRKRGALEYDGPVDIESVYRVDLLKRANDLLASKP from the coding sequence ATGTCATCAATCAGCCGTCGTGATCTCATCGCAGCCGCTGCCGCAGCGGCTCTGGCAGGCTCGTTCGCCGTCCCGGCCTTCGCGCAGGACCTGCCGAAGATCGAATTCCTCTATTCGCCCTATGCCGACTATGCGCCCTTCTTCGTCGCCGAGGAGCTTGGCTACTTCGACGACTTCGGTGTCGACGTGACGCTCTCGCCGAAGGGCGACACGGCCGAAACCATCCAGATGCTCGCTTCCGGCAACATCGAAGCCGGCGCCGCCACCTGGGCCTCCAGCCTGTTCAACGCGCTGGATCGCGGCGCCACCGTCGCGATCATCGCCACCTCGGCCCGCATGCCTTGGACCGTGCCTTCCCCCTCGCCTTTCATGGTTTCGCAGACCGCGTGGGACGCCGGCGTTCGCTCCGTCGCCGATCTCAAGGGCAAGCGCATCGGCATTCCCGGCCCCGGCGGCTTCGGCATGTTCTCCGTCGGCAAGGCGCTTGAAAAGGGCGGCCTGACCTTCGACGACGTCGAGCCGGTCTTCCTGCCGCCGCCCGCGACCGCCGCCGCCTTCGCCAACGGCGCGCTGGATGCCGGCTGGAGCATCGAGCCTTTCGCCGGCCAGCTGGAAAAGCAGGGCCTCGGCCGCCGTCTGGTCGAGGACCACACTTTCGGCACCGAACTCGGCCTGATCGCCTTCAATCAGGATTTCGTCGCCGCAAACGAGGATGCGGTGGTGAAGTTCATGGCCGCCTATCTCAAGGCTGCCCGCCTGCTCGACAATGGCGGATGGGAGGACGCGAAGATCCTCGACGTCGTGGCGAAATACACCGGCACCGAGCCCGACGCCCTGCGCGGCATTCCCTATACCGTGCGCTCGGAGGACGGGGCCATCGACATGGCCTCGGTGCGCGAGCAGGAGGAATTCTTCCGCAAGCGCGGCGCGCTCGAATATGACGGTCCGGTGGACATCGAAAGCGTCTACCGCGTCGATCTTCTCAAGCGTGCCAACGACCTGCTCGCAAGCAAGCCGTGA
- a CDS encoding acyltransferase family protein: MKKLYSVQYLRACAALLVLFAHAFSHQIGADDPVIIAAGRLGVILFFVISGFIMVYISGSGPFSAPVFLKRRAIRIVPLYWIFTSLAALLAALAPDLFQTTVFTWSHYLQSLAFIVHEAPERGGASPILSLGWTLNYEVYFYIVFAALAFLGLSARVYALTVFFVAMWLAGLLLAPSSPVLEFYLGVSPLAFVIGAWIGRRYLDGGFASEAGHVRLLALVAIAGVALVFVDDGTPLLKQIGFAGQVLWAASLLLLGLILEPKIRHLKLLEQLGDASYALYLSHIFVIGAVAYLAKRFVGYEHPATVFLVSLVSIVTACIASLVIHELVEKPVLRILNGRRKVKGAAHPHAATGNR; encoded by the coding sequence GTGAAGAAGCTTTATTCGGTCCAATATCTTCGCGCCTGCGCCGCGCTGCTGGTTCTGTTCGCGCATGCGTTTTCCCACCAGATTGGTGCGGACGATCCCGTGATCATCGCCGCGGGTCGTCTGGGCGTGATCCTGTTCTTTGTGATCAGCGGCTTCATCATGGTGTATATTTCGGGAAGCGGCCCCTTTTCTGCGCCGGTGTTTCTGAAGCGACGGGCCATAAGGATTGTGCCGCTTTACTGGATTTTCACCAGCCTTGCGGCGCTGCTTGCCGCCCTTGCGCCGGACCTTTTCCAGACAACTGTCTTTACGTGGTCCCATTATCTCCAGTCGCTCGCCTTCATTGTTCACGAAGCGCCCGAACGAGGCGGCGCGAGCCCGATTCTGTCTCTCGGATGGACCCTCAACTACGAAGTCTATTTCTATATCGTGTTCGCGGCGCTGGCGTTTCTTGGCCTGAGCGCGCGGGTCTATGCGCTGACGGTCTTTTTCGTCGCGATGTGGCTGGCGGGACTGCTGCTTGCGCCCTCCAGCCCTGTCCTTGAATTCTATCTGGGGGTATCGCCGCTGGCATTCGTCATCGGCGCATGGATTGGCCGGCGATATCTCGATGGCGGTTTTGCTTCCGAAGCGGGGCACGTCCGGCTGCTGGCATTGGTGGCCATAGCCGGCGTGGCACTTGTCTTCGTTGATGACGGCACACCGCTCCTGAAACAGATCGGCTTTGCCGGACAGGTTCTGTGGGCGGCAAGCCTGCTGTTGCTTGGCCTCATTCTGGAACCGAAGATCAGGCATCTGAAGCTGCTCGAACAGCTCGGCGATGCTTCCTACGCCCTTTACCTGTCGCATATCTTCGTGATCGGTGCCGTGGCCTATCTTGCAAAACGCTTCGTCGGCTATGAGCATCCCGCCACGGTGTTTCTGGTCTCGCTGGTCAGCATCGTGACAGCATGCATCGCCAGTCTGGTGATCCATGAGCTTGTCGAGAAGCCGGTGCTTCGCATCCTGAACGGCAGGAGAAAGGTGAAGGGCGCCGCCCATCCTCATGCCGCTACAGGCAACAGGTAG
- a CDS encoding helix-turn-helix domain-containing protein: MSKAGSRILQGAREALAFASGEAGASDYKVHIPPQVDVRAIRRQTGLSQKEFAARYGFSFGRIRDWEQGRSPVDAPSRILLTIIRNEPEAVERALSAA, from the coding sequence ATGAGCAAGGCCGGATCACGAATTTTGCAGGGCGCACGCGAAGCGCTTGCCTTTGCCAGTGGCGAAGCCGGCGCCAGCGACTACAAGGTACACATCCCTCCGCAGGTGGACGTGCGCGCTATTCGCAGGCAAACGGGGCTGTCCCAGAAGGAATTTGCTGCCAGATACGGATTTTCCTTCGGCCGCATCCGGGACTGGGAGCAGGGCCGCTCGCCGGTCGATGCTCCCTCGCGTATCCTTCTCACGATCATCCGCAACGAACCTGAAGCCGTCGAGCGGGCGCTGTCGGCAGCATAG
- a CDS encoding SDR family oxidoreductase — protein sequence MAGSFDGKVVFITGAANGQGKAAALAFAREGAWVAGFDLGSKPAYPAYVTEASEALARVQREIAAEGGAFLPLTGDVRREDDVRAAIERTVEAFGGLDIVFGNAGIAAYGLAHELSEDEWDAVLDINLKGNWLVAKHAIPHLKARGSGVILFNSSIAGLRGLNRLSHYSASKFGLVGLAKSLAIELAPDNIRVVTVHPTGVNTPMNDGLAAMEGATPEEIAERSAGNLLPVPWIEPEDVAEAVLFLASEKSRFVTGSGFVLDAGLLTR from the coding sequence ATGGCCGGCAGCTTCGACGGAAAGGTCGTCTTCATCACCGGCGCGGCCAACGGACAGGGCAAGGCCGCAGCGCTCGCTTTCGCCCGCGAGGGCGCATGGGTCGCAGGTTTCGACCTCGGCAGCAAACCGGCTTACCCTGCCTATGTCACGGAGGCATCGGAAGCGCTCGCCCGCGTGCAGCGCGAAATCGCAGCCGAAGGCGGCGCCTTCCTGCCGCTCACCGGCGACGTGCGCAGAGAGGACGACGTGCGTGCCGCGATCGAACGCACGGTGGAGGCCTTCGGCGGCCTCGACATCGTGTTCGGCAATGCGGGCATCGCGGCATATGGGCTCGCCCATGAACTCAGCGAGGACGAATGGGATGCCGTTCTCGACATCAACCTCAAGGGCAACTGGCTGGTCGCCAAGCATGCCATACCGCACCTGAAGGCGCGCGGCAGCGGCGTCATCCTGTTCAATTCCTCGATTGCCGGCCTGCGTGGCCTCAACCGGCTGTCGCATTACTCGGCATCGAAGTTCGGTCTCGTCGGGCTGGCGAAGTCGCTGGCCATCGAACTGGCACCGGACAACATCCGCGTGGTCACCGTCCACCCCACCGGCGTCAACACGCCGATGAATGACGGGCTGGCGGCGATGGAAGGCGCGACGCCGGAAGAAATCGCGGAGCGCTCGGCCGGCAATCTCCTGCCTGTGCCGTGGATCGAGCCGGAAGACGTGGCCGAAGCGGTGCTGTTTCTGGCCAGCGAAAAGAGCCGGTTCGTGACCGGTTCCGGCTTCGTGCTCGATGCAGGGCTGCTGACCCGCTGA
- a CDS encoding carboxymuconolactone decarboxylase family protein, which produces MPHISQIDYTTAAPDIREAHDEEVRARGHVTNMKRTLLHSPPAYRAYMEWYTLRDELAKALPDRAFWLYSHAISAASDCLICTLFFRRALIDAGFSPEEFQPDEEEQLLIDFGQAIARNSNAVPPEIWARISERYDEKTRVDLVAFAGLMIATNIFNNVVEVSPDPELEPYRKA; this is translated from the coding sequence ATGCCACATATCAGCCAGATCGATTACACGACGGCCGCACCCGACATCCGGGAGGCGCATGACGAGGAGGTTCGCGCGCGCGGCCATGTCACCAACATGAAGCGCACGCTCCTGCATTCGCCGCCGGCCTACCGGGCCTATATGGAATGGTACACGCTGCGCGACGAGCTTGCGAAAGCGCTGCCGGATCGGGCGTTCTGGCTCTACTCGCATGCCATTTCCGCGGCCAGCGACTGTCTGATCTGCACGCTGTTCTTCCGCCGTGCGCTGATCGATGCGGGCTTCTCCCCCGAGGAGTTCCAGCCGGACGAGGAAGAACAGCTGCTGATCGATTTCGGACAGGCGATCGCGCGCAACTCCAATGCGGTGCCGCCGGAGATATGGGCGAGGATCAGCGAACGCTACGACGAGAAGACGCGGGTCGATCTGGTGGCCTTTGCCGGACTGATGATCGCCACCAACATCTTCAACAATGTCGTGGAGGTCAGCCCCGATCCCGAACTCGAACCCTACAGGAAAGCCTGA
- a CDS encoding O-acetylhomoserine aminocarboxypropyltransferase/cysteine synthase family protein produces the protein MSIENLKPETLALHGGTYRSDSATGAVAVPIYQTTSYQFRDTDHADKLFSLDEDGHIYTRVSNPTQDAFEQRLAALEGGAAALAVASGQTASAYSILNLAGAGDNVVSATDLYGGTWALFAATLKHFGVEVRFVDPSDPENFRRATDERTKAYYAESLPNPKLNVFPIREVADIGRELGVPLIVDNTAAPLIIRPLEHGAAAVVYSATKYIGGHGTSIGGAIVDGGNFPWEEHAERFPTLNQPDPSYHGKVWVEAAKPLGPVAYVLRARTVLLRDVGAAISPFNAFQLIQGLETLPLRIRQHNENAVKVAEYLQGHPKVSKVIFPRYATGEEKRRAEAYLKPGSYGALLGFELKGGREAGRGFINALQLFYHVANIGDARSLAIHPSTTTHSQLSEEDQLATGVTPGYVRLSIGIEDADDLIRDLSQALEQA, from the coding sequence ATGAGCATTGAAAATCTGAAGCCTGAGACTCTGGCCCTGCACGGCGGCACCTATCGGTCCGATTCCGCCACCGGCGCGGTTGCAGTGCCGATCTATCAGACCACGTCCTACCAGTTTCGGGACACCGATCATGCCGACAAGCTGTTCTCTCTGGATGAGGATGGCCATATCTACACCCGCGTTTCCAACCCCACGCAGGATGCCTTCGAGCAGCGGCTGGCGGCTCTGGAGGGTGGTGCTGCGGCGCTGGCGGTGGCGTCCGGCCAGACGGCCTCGGCCTACTCCATCCTCAATCTTGCCGGCGCCGGCGACAATGTGGTGAGCGCCACAGATCTCTATGGCGGCACATGGGCGCTGTTTGCCGCAACGCTGAAGCATTTCGGCGTCGAGGTTCGTTTCGTCGATCCCTCCGATCCGGAGAATTTCCGCCGGGCGACCGATGAGCGCACCAAAGCCTATTATGCGGAATCCCTGCCCAATCCGAAGCTCAACGTCTTCCCGATCCGCGAAGTGGCGGATATCGGGCGGGAACTCGGCGTGCCGCTGATCGTCGACAACACGGCCGCTCCGCTCATCATCCGGCCTCTGGAGCATGGTGCCGCGGCTGTCGTCTACTCGGCCACCAAATATATCGGCGGTCACGGCACCTCGATCGGCGGCGCCATCGTCGATGGCGGCAACTTTCCGTGGGAGGAGCATGCCGAACGCTTCCCCACGCTGAACCAGCCGGACCCCAGCTATCACGGCAAGGTGTGGGTGGAGGCGGCGAAGCCTCTCGGGCCGGTTGCCTATGTGCTGCGCGCCCGCACCGTGCTGCTGCGCGACGTGGGCGCCGCCATCAGCCCGTTCAACGCCTTCCAGCTCATTCAGGGGCTGGAGACGCTGCCGCTGCGCATCCGCCAGCACAATGAGAATGCCGTGAAGGTGGCCGAGTACCTGCAAGGCCACCCCAAGGTCTCGAAGGTCATCTTCCCGCGGTATGCGACCGGCGAGGAAAAACGGCGGGCCGAGGCCTATCTGAAGCCCGGAAGCTATGGCGCGCTGCTCGGCTTCGAGCTGAAGGGCGGGCGCGAGGCGGGGCGCGGCTTCATCAACGCGCTTCAGCTTTTCTATCACGTCGCCAATATCGGCGATGCGCGTTCGCTGGCCATCCACCCGTCCACCACCACGCATTCGCAGCTTTCGGAGGAAGACCAGCTCGCGACCGGCGTGACCCCCGGCTATGTGCGCCTGTCGATCGGCATCGAGGATGCGGACGATCTGATCCGCGATCTTTCGCAGGCTCTGGAACAGGCCTGA